Proteins encoded together in one Neobacillus sp. FSL H8-0543 window:
- a CDS encoding Mini-ribonuclease 3: MLEYQENVDAKQLNSLALAYVGDAIYEVYVRRHLIQSGKVKPNQLHREGTAYVSAKAQCKVLFRIIDEKLLTEEEQAVVMRGRNAKSGTVPKNTDVQTYHYSTAFEALMGYLFLSGKKERLEELILKAFSFVEEKKGGTAE, from the coding sequence ATGCTTGAATATCAAGAAAATGTTGATGCAAAACAGTTGAATAGCCTGGCACTTGCCTATGTAGGTGACGCCATATACGAGGTATATGTTCGGCGTCACCTCATCCAAAGCGGAAAAGTAAAGCCCAATCAATTGCATCGTGAGGGGACAGCTTACGTTTCTGCTAAGGCTCAATGTAAGGTATTGTTTAGGATAATAGATGAAAAGCTACTCACAGAGGAAGAGCAGGCTGTAGTGATGAGAGGAAGAAATGCAAAATCGGGAACTGTCCCAAAAAATACAGATGTGCAAACTTATCACTATAGCACGGCTTTTGAAGCATTAATGGGTTATTTGTTTTTATCAGGAAAAAAGGAACGGTTAGAAGAGCTTATCTTAAAGGCTTTTTCATTTGTTGAAGAAAAGAAAGGAGGTACAGCAGAATGA
- the rlmB gene encoding 23S rRNA (guanosine(2251)-2'-O)-methyltransferase RlmB, translating to MSEEYVVGKNPVIEALKSERDINKILIAESSQRGQMQQIIQLAKEANVIVQYVPKKKIDQLAEENHQGVLAYVAAYQYAEIDDLFTAAEKKNEPPFFLLLDEIEDPHNLGSIMRTADAVGAHGIIIPKRRAVGLTATVAKASTGAIEYIPVVRVTNMARTIDELKERGVWIAGTDAAGKADYRQFDGTMPLGLVIGSEGKGMGRLIKEKCDFLINLPMAGKVTSLNASVAAALLMYEVYRKRHPLEG from the coding sequence ATGAGTGAGGAATACGTCGTTGGAAAAAATCCAGTTATTGAAGCATTAAAGTCTGAACGGGATATCAATAAAATACTAATTGCGGAATCTTCCCAGCGGGGACAAATGCAACAGATTATACAATTAGCAAAAGAAGCAAATGTGATTGTTCAATACGTACCAAAGAAGAAGATTGATCAACTGGCGGAAGAAAACCATCAAGGCGTGCTTGCCTATGTAGCAGCCTATCAATATGCAGAAATAGATGATTTGTTTACTGCAGCAGAAAAGAAAAACGAACCCCCATTTTTTCTCTTATTAGATGAAATTGAGGATCCGCACAATCTTGGTTCCATTATGAGGACAGCGGATGCTGTCGGAGCACACGGTATTATTATTCCTAAACGAAGAGCGGTCGGCTTAACGGCAACGGTAGCAAAAGCATCAACGGGTGCAATAGAATATATTCCAGTAGTAAGAGTAACCAATATGGCAAGAACGATTGACGAGTTAAAAGAACGCGGGGTTTGGATTGCTGGAACAGATGCAGCGGGAAAAGCAGATTACCGTCAATTTGACGGTACGATGCCGCTTGGCCTTGTGATCGGCAGCGAAGGGAAAGGGATGGGTCGGCTTATTAAGGAGAAATGTGATTTTCTAATTAATTTGCCGATGGCTGGTAAGGTAACATCATTAAATGCATCTGTTGCCGCAGCACTGTTAATGTATGAGGTATACCGTAAAAGACATCCGCTAGAGGGATAG
- a CDS encoding NYN domain-containing protein, with product MDILLVDGYNIIGTWPELKSLKDHDLPAARDRLVERMAEYQAYWGYRVIVVFDAQYVQGTEKKFKDHKVEVIFTKKNETADERIEKLAISLNNRKTQIHVATSDYTEQWAIFGQGALRKSARELLIEMSTVEKRIEKNVKKIQEKKPASKIPISDEMAEIFEKWRRGQK from the coding sequence ATGGATATTCTGCTTGTTGACGGATATAACATCATTGGTACTTGGCCTGAACTTAAATCATTAAAGGATCATGACTTGCCAGCAGCAAGAGATCGTTTAGTGGAAAGAATGGCAGAGTACCAAGCGTATTGGGGATACAGAGTGATTGTTGTATTTGACGCCCAATATGTACAAGGTACAGAAAAAAAGTTTAAAGACCATAAGGTGGAAGTTATTTTTACAAAAAAGAATGAAACAGCAGACGAGCGGATTGAAAAGTTAGCCATTAGCTTAAATAATCGAAAGACACAAATCCATGTGGCAACCTCTGATTATACAGAGCAGTGGGCTATCTTTGGACAAGGAGCCTTGAGAAAGTCCGCCCGTGAGCTGTTGATTGAAATGTCCACGGTTGAAAAGAGAATCGAAAAAAACGTAAAAAAGATCCAAGAAAAGAAACCAGCCTCCAAAATACCAATTAGTGATGAAATGGCAGAAATTTTTGAAAAGTGGCGCAGGGGACAGAAGTAA
- the sigH gene encoding RNA polymerase sporulation sigma factor SigH: MSTDFGIKINEQFFKMEDEEIVDLVHQGNTEALDYLIHKYRNFVRAKARSYFLIGADKEDIVQEGMIGLYKAIRDFREDKLTSFKAFAELCITRQIITAIKTATRQKHIPLNSYVSLDKPIYDEESDRTLMDVLSGAKVLDPEELIINQEEFDHIEVKMTELLSDLERKVLALYLDGQSYQEISEELNRHVKSIDNALQRVKRKLERYLEIREFSL; this comes from the coding sequence GTGAGTACAGACTTCGGGATAAAAATCAACGAACAATTTTTCAAGATGGAAGACGAAGAGATTGTTGATCTTGTGCATCAAGGAAATACTGAGGCGTTAGATTATTTAATTCACAAATATCGAAATTTCGTACGTGCAAAAGCAAGATCCTACTTTTTAATTGGAGCGGATAAAGAAGATATTGTTCAGGAGGGGATGATTGGTTTATATAAGGCCATTCGTGATTTCCGTGAGGACAAGCTGACATCTTTTAAAGCGTTTGCAGAATTATGTATTACCCGCCAAATCATTACTGCGATTAAAACAGCAACAAGACAGAAACATATTCCTTTAAATTCCTATGTATCATTAGATAAGCCAATCTATGATGAAGAGTCGGACAGGACTTTGATGGATGTTTTGTCAGGTGCAAAGGTTCTAGACCCGGAAGAGTTAATCATTAACCAAGAGGAATTCGATCATATTGAAGTTAAAATGACTGAATTGCTAAGTGATTTGGAGAGAAAGGTATTAGCTTTGTATTTAGATGGACAATCCTATCAAGAAATCTCAGAGGAATTAAATCGTCATGTGAAGTCCATTGATAATGCCCTGCAACGGGTTAAAAGGAAACTGGAGCGATATTTAGAAATTCGGGAGTTCAGTTTGTAA
- the rpmG gene encoding 50S ribosomal protein L33, whose translation MNKKTILACIECGSRNYTTESSKTQSERLELKKFCKTCNSHTIHRETK comes from the coding sequence ATGAATAAAAAGACTATTCTTGCGTGTATTGAATGCGGATCAAGGAATTATACGACAGAGAGCAGCAAAACACAGTCAGAACGCTTAGAGTTAAAAAAGTTTTGTAAAACTTGCAATTCACACACCATCCACCGAGAAACAAAGTAA
- the secE gene encoding preprotein translocase subunit SecE produces the protein MQRIKKFFSDVFREMRKVSWPKRKELTRSTITVLSTVVFFTVFFAVIDLGLSELIRYILE, from the coding sequence ATGCAACGCATAAAGAAATTCTTCAGTGATGTTTTCCGCGAGATGAGAAAGGTTAGTTGGCCTAAACGCAAGGAACTAACGCGTTCTACAATTACTGTTTTATCTACAGTTGTCTTTTTTACAGTATTTTTTGCTGTTATTGATTTAGGACTTTCAGAATTGATTCGTTATATTCTTGAATAA
- the nusG gene encoding transcription termination/antitermination protein NusG: protein MEKNWYVLHTYSGYENKVKANLEKRVESMGMTDKIFRVIVPEEEETEIKNGKTKVVKRKVFPGYVLVEIVMTDDSWYVVRNTPGVTGFIGSSGGGSKPTPLLPEEVAVILKRMGVEEKRYDVNYEIGETVRVKEGPFMNFTGSVEEMDKDKAKLKVLVNMFGRDTPVELDFSQIEKL, encoded by the coding sequence ATGGAAAAAAATTGGTATGTATTACATACTTACTCAGGTTATGAGAATAAGGTAAAAGCAAATTTAGAAAAGCGCGTTGAGTCAATGGGAATGACAGATAAGATTTTTCGTGTAATTGTTCCTGAAGAAGAAGAAACAGAAATAAAGAATGGTAAAACAAAAGTTGTAAAACGCAAAGTGTTCCCAGGTTATGTGTTAGTTGAAATCGTAATGACGGATGATTCGTGGTATGTGGTTAGAAATACTCCTGGTGTAACAGGTTTCATTGGTTCATCTGGGGGAGGTTCAAAGCCTACACCATTGCTACCAGAAGAAGTAGCGGTGATTCTTAAAAGAATGGGCGTTGAAGAAAAACGCTACGATGTTAATTATGAAATTGGTGAAACCGTTCGGGTTAAAGAAGGTCCATTTATGAACTTCACAGGTAGTGTAGAAGAGATGGATAAAGACAAAGCCAAGCTTAAGGTGCTAGTAAATATGTTCGGTCGGGATACCCCGGTGGAGCTCGACTTTTCACAGATAGAAAAATTATAA
- the rplK gene encoding 50S ribosomal protein L11, whose amino-acid sequence MAKKVIKVVKLQIPAGKANPAPPVGPALGQAGVNIMGFCKEFNARTADQAGLIIPVEITVFEDRSFTFITKTPPAAVLLKVAAGIQSGSGEPNRNKVATVKRDTVREIAEQKMPDLNAASVEAAMRMVEGTARSMGIVIED is encoded by the coding sequence GTGGCTAAAAAAGTAATTAAAGTTGTTAAATTGCAAATCCCTGCTGGTAAAGCTAACCCAGCGCCGCCAGTTGGACCAGCACTAGGTCAAGCCGGTGTTAATATCATGGGATTCTGTAAAGAATTTAACGCTCGTACAGCGGATCAAGCTGGTTTAATTATTCCTGTTGAAATCACGGTTTTTGAAGACCGTTCATTTACATTTATTACAAAAACTCCTCCTGCTGCAGTTCTTTTGAAAGTAGCAGCTGGAATTCAGTCTGGTTCTGGTGAACCAAACCGTAATAAAGTAGCAACAGTTAAGCGTGATACAGTACGCGAGATTGCGGAACAGAAAATGCCTGACCTTAACGCTGCAAGCGTTGAAGCAGCAATGCGGATGGTTGAAGGTACTGCTCGCAGTATGGGTATTGTTATCGAAGACTAA
- the rplA gene encoding 50S ribosomal protein L1 has protein sequence MAKKGKKYLEAAKLVDRTKAYPIADAIELAKKTNFAKFDATLEAAFRLGVDPKKADQQIRGAVVLPNGTGKTQRVLVFAKGEKVKEAEAAGADYVGDAEYINKIQQGWFEFDVIVATPDMMGEVGKLGRTLGPKGLMPNPKTGTVTFDVTKAVNEIKAGKVEYRVDKAGNIHVPIGKASFDNEKLIENFNTVFETMVKVKPSAAKGTYMKNVTVTSTMGPGVKVDPSSVSAK, from the coding sequence ATGGCTAAAAAAGGTAAGAAGTATTTAGAAGCTGCAAAGCTAGTAGATCGCACTAAAGCTTACCCAATTGCAGATGCAATTGAACTTGCAAAGAAAACAAACTTTGCTAAATTTGATGCAACTTTAGAAGCTGCGTTCCGTTTAGGTGTTGACCCTAAGAAAGCTGACCAACAAATTCGTGGTGCGGTTGTACTTCCGAATGGAACTGGTAAAACACAACGTGTTTTAGTATTTGCAAAGGGTGAAAAAGTTAAAGAAGCTGAAGCAGCTGGCGCTGATTATGTGGGCGATGCAGAATACATTAACAAAATCCAACAAGGTTGGTTTGAATTTGATGTAATCGTTGCTACCCCTGATATGATGGGTGAAGTTGGTAAGCTTGGTCGTACATTAGGACCAAAAGGCTTAATGCCAAATCCTAAGACAGGTACAGTTACATTTGATGTAACAAAAGCTGTTAACGAAATTAAAGCTGGTAAAGTTGAATACCGTGTTGACAAAGCTGGAAATATCCACGTGCCAATCGGTAAAGCATCTTTCGATAACGAGAAGCTTATTGAAAACTTCAACACAGTATTTGAAACAATGGTAAAGGTTAAGCCTTCTGCTGCTAAAGGAACATACATGAAGAACGTAACAGTTACTTCAACAATGGGCCCTGGAGTAAAGGTTGATCCATCATCTGTTTCTGCGAAATAA
- the rplJ gene encoding 50S ribosomal protein L10 translates to MSSVIDQKIQIVDEITTKFKASKSTIVVDYRGLTVGEVTELRKQLREAGIDFKVYKNSMTRRAADAAELSGLNEALTGPNAIAFSNDDVVAPAKILNDFAKKHEALELKAGVIEGNIASVEDIKALAELPSREGLLSMLLSVLQAPIRNLALVTKAVAEQKEEQGA, encoded by the coding sequence ATGAGCAGTGTAATCGATCAAAAGATTCAAATCGTTGACGAAATTACTACTAAATTCAAAGCTAGTAAATCAACAATCGTTGTTGATTATCGCGGACTTACTGTTGGTGAAGTTACAGAACTTCGTAAGCAGCTTCGTGAAGCTGGTATTGACTTTAAGGTTTACAAAAACTCTATGACTCGCCGTGCGGCTGATGCTGCTGAGCTTTCAGGTTTAAATGAAGCATTAACTGGTCCAAATGCAATTGCATTCAGTAACGATGATGTAGTAGCACCAGCTAAAATTCTTAACGACTTTGCGAAAAAGCATGAAGCACTTGAACTTAAAGCAGGTGTAATTGAAGGAAATATCGCATCAGTTGAAGATATTAAAGCTCTTGCTGAACTACCTTCACGCGAAGGCTTGCTTTCAATGTTACTCAGCGTACTACAAGCTCCAATTCGCAATCTTGCTCTTGTTACAAAGGCAGTTGCAGAACAAAAAGAAGAACAAGGCGCGTAA
- the rplL gene encoding 50S ribosomal protein L7/L12: MTKEQIIEAVKTMTVLELNDLVKAIEEEFGVTAAAPVAMGGAAVAAVEEQTEFDVILAGAGDQKIKVIKVVREITGLGLKEAKEVVDNAPKAIKEGVSKEEAEEIKAKLSDVGANVEVK; the protein is encoded by the coding sequence ATGACTAAAGAACAAATCATTGAAGCAGTTAAAACTATGACTGTTTTAGAACTTAACGATCTAGTAAAAGCAATCGAAGAAGAATTCGGCGTAACTGCTGCTGCTCCTGTAGCAATGGGTGGCGCTGCAGTTGCTGCTGTTGAAGAGCAAACTGAATTTGATGTTATCCTAGCTGGCGCTGGAGACCAAAAGATTAAAGTTATCAAAGTTGTACGTGAAATCACAGGTCTTGGTCTTAAAGAAGCGAAAGAAGTTGTTGATAACGCACCAAAAGCAATTAAAGAAGGCGTTTCTAAAGAAGAAGCTGAAGAAATTAAAGCTAAGCTTTCTGATGTTGGAGCTAACGTTGAAGTTAAGTAA
- a CDS encoding class I SAM-dependent methyltransferase, translated as MSEHYYSRSQKVESNPKFWDFTLRNILFRFKTDNGVFSKREVDFGSRLLIEAFELPETAGSILDVGCGYGPIGLSIAKDFPNRIVHMIDINERAIELARGNASQNQINNVEIYESDRLLNVKETRFAAVLTNPPIRAGKKTVHEIFEQSYEHLATDGELWVVIQKKQGAPSAIEKLQELFSTVETVDKSKGYFIIKAKK; from the coding sequence TTGTCTGAACACTACTATTCTCGATCGCAGAAGGTTGAAAGTAATCCGAAATTTTGGGACTTCACCCTTCGTAATATACTCTTTCGCTTTAAAACCGATAACGGTGTTTTTTCGAAAAGAGAAGTAGATTTTGGCTCACGTTTATTGATTGAAGCTTTTGAATTGCCAGAGACGGCGGGGTCTATATTAGATGTAGGCTGTGGTTATGGTCCAATTGGGCTTTCGATAGCTAAGGATTTCCCTAATCGCATTGTACACATGATCGATATAAACGAAAGAGCGATCGAGCTAGCAAGAGGTAACGCTAGTCAAAATCAGATTAACAATGTTGAAATCTATGAAAGTGACCGTTTGTTAAATGTGAAAGAAACCCGTTTTGCAGCCGTTTTGACAAATCCGCCTATTAGAGCTGGGAAAAAGACAGTCCATGAAATTTTTGAACAAAGCTATGAGCATCTGGCTACTGACGGCGAACTATGGGTAGTTATCCAAAAAAAGCAAGGTGCACCATCAGCTATAGAAAAGTTGCAAGAGCTATTTTCCACTGTTGAGACTGTAGACAAGTCTAAAGGATATTTCATAATTAAAGCAAAAAAATAA
- the rpoB gene encoding DNA-directed RNA polymerase subunit beta has translation MTGQLVQYGRHRQRRSYARISEVLELPNLIEIQTSSYQWFLDEGLREMFQDISPIEDFTGNLSLEFIDYSLGEPKYSVEESKERDVTYSAPLRVKVRLVNKETGEVKDQDVFMGDFPLMTETGTFVINGAERVIVSQLVRSPSVYYSGKLDKNGKRGFTATVIPNRGAWLEYETDAKDVVYVRIDRTRKLPVTVLLRALGFGSDQEIIELIGDNEYIRNTLEKDNTEGSEKALLEIYERLRPGEPPTVENAKSLLVSRFFDPKRYDLANVGRYKINKKLHIKNRLFNQRLAESLGDPETGEIIAEKGTLLDRRNLDRIIPALERNINFKGFHPSGGVVKDEITLQGIKIFAPNDDGEKVINVLGNAYVAEPIKNITPADIIASISYFFNLLHGVGDTDDIDHLGNRRLRSVGELLQNQFRIGLSRMERVVRERMSIQDTATITPQQLINIRPVIASIKEFFGSSQLSQFMDQTNPLAELTHKRRLSALGPGGLTRERAGFEVRDVHYSHYGRMCPIETPEGPNIGLINSLSSFAKVNRFGFIETPYRRIDPDTGKVTSRIDYLTADEEDNYVVAQANSILSDDGSFVNADVVARFRGENTVVDRSRIDYMDVSPKQVVSAATACIPFLENDDSNRALMGANMQRQAVPLMQPEAPRVGTGMEYVSGKDSGAAVICKHEGIVEHVEAREVWVRRINIVDGQETKGNLDKYRMLKFIRSNQGTCYNQRPIVAVGNHVTKGEILADGPSMELGELALGRNVLVAFMTWDGYNYEDAIIMSERLVKDDVYTSIHIEEYESESRDTKLGPEEITRDIPNVGEDALRNLDERGIIRTGAEVKDGDLLVGKVTPKGVTELTAEERLLHAIFGEKAREVRDTSLRVPHGGGGIVHDVKVFNREDGDELPPGVNQLVRVYIVQKRKISEGDKMAGRHGNKGVISRILPEEDMPYMPDGTPVDIMLNPLGVPSRMNIGQVLELHLGMAARSLGIHVASPVFDGATEEDVWETIEEAGMSRDAKTVLYDGRSGEPFDNRVSVGVMYMIKLAHMVDDKLHARSTGPYSLVTQQPLGGKAQFGGQRFGEMEVWALEAYGAAYTLQEILTVKSDDVIGRVKTYEAIVKGENVPEPGVPESFKVLIKELQSLGMDVKMLSSDEKEIELRDTEDDDDLQQVDTLNVVPETKNLESEKVGSKE, from the coding sequence TTGACAGGTCAACTAGTTCAGTATGGACGACACCGCCAACGTAGGAGTTACGCACGAATCAGTGAAGTTTTAGAGTTACCAAATCTTATTGAAATCCAAACCTCTTCGTATCAATGGTTTCTTGATGAGGGATTACGTGAAATGTTCCAGGATATTTCGCCAATTGAGGATTTTACAGGTAACCTATCACTAGAATTTATTGATTACAGCCTTGGCGAACCAAAATATTCTGTTGAAGAGTCAAAAGAGCGGGACGTTACATATTCAGCGCCTTTGCGTGTTAAAGTGCGTCTTGTAAACAAAGAAACAGGCGAAGTAAAAGATCAAGATGTTTTTATGGGCGATTTTCCACTTATGACGGAAACAGGTACGTTTGTCATTAACGGGGCAGAACGTGTTATTGTTTCACAGTTAGTGCGTTCACCGAGCGTATATTATAGTGGTAAGCTTGATAAAAATGGTAAGAGAGGATTTACAGCGACTGTAATTCCGAACCGCGGCGCTTGGCTTGAATATGAAACAGACGCCAAAGATGTCGTATATGTCAGAATAGATCGTACTCGGAAACTGCCCGTTACGGTTCTTTTGCGTGCATTAGGCTTCGGTTCTGATCAGGAAATTATCGAATTGATTGGTGATAACGAGTATATTCGAAATACCCTTGAAAAGGACAACACGGAGGGTTCAGAAAAGGCGCTTCTTGAAATTTATGAACGACTGCGTCCTGGTGAACCGCCAACCGTAGAAAATGCTAAGAGTTTATTAGTATCAAGATTTTTTGATCCGAAGCGCTATGACCTTGCAAACGTAGGTCGTTATAAAATTAATAAAAAGCTTCATATTAAAAACCGTTTATTTAATCAGCGCCTAGCTGAATCTCTAGGAGATCCAGAAACAGGAGAAATTATTGCGGAAAAAGGTACTTTGCTTGATAGAAGAAATCTTGACCGAATCATTCCTGCTTTGGAAAGAAATATTAACTTTAAAGGCTTCCATCCTTCTGGCGGCGTAGTGAAAGATGAAATTACTCTTCAAGGAATTAAAATCTTTGCTCCGAATGATGATGGTGAAAAAGTAATTAATGTGTTAGGTAATGCGTATGTTGCAGAACCAATAAAGAATATTACTCCTGCGGATATCATCGCTTCCATCAGCTACTTCTTCAATTTATTGCATGGTGTAGGTGACACGGATGATATTGACCATTTAGGAAACAGACGTCTTCGTTCTGTTGGAGAATTGCTTCAAAACCAGTTCCGTATCGGTCTATCACGGATGGAGCGTGTAGTTAGAGAAAGAATGTCGATTCAAGACACAGCGACAATTACACCGCAGCAATTAATTAATATTCGTCCTGTTATTGCGTCAATCAAAGAGTTCTTTGGCAGTTCTCAATTATCACAATTTATGGACCAAACAAATCCGCTTGCTGAATTGACACACAAACGCCGTTTATCTGCGTTAGGACCTGGTGGTTTAACACGTGAACGTGCAGGATTTGAAGTGCGTGACGTTCATTATTCTCACTATGGCCGTATGTGTCCGATTGAGACGCCAGAGGGACCGAATATTGGATTGATTAACTCTCTTTCATCCTTTGCAAAGGTGAATCGGTTTGGTTTTATTGAAACACCATATCGCCGTATTGACCCTGACACTGGAAAAGTGACTAGTCGTATCGACTATTTAACAGCAGATGAAGAAGATAACTATGTTGTGGCACAGGCGAATTCTATTCTAAGTGATGATGGATCATTCGTAAATGCAGATGTAGTAGCGAGATTCCGCGGTGAAAACACTGTTGTAGATCGCAGTCGTATTGATTATATGGACGTATCACCAAAACAGGTTGTTTCTGCTGCAACTGCTTGTATCCCTTTCCTTGAAAACGATGACTCCAACCGTGCGCTTATGGGTGCGAACATGCAGCGTCAAGCTGTGCCGCTTATGCAGCCGGAAGCCCCTAGAGTTGGTACAGGTATGGAATATGTTTCTGGTAAAGACTCGGGTGCTGCTGTTATTTGTAAGCATGAGGGTATTGTTGAACATGTTGAAGCCCGTGAAGTTTGGGTCCGTCGTATTAACATTGTTGATGGGCAAGAAACCAAAGGGAACCTTGATAAATACCGCATGTTGAAATTCATTCGTTCTAACCAAGGTACATGTTATAACCAACGCCCGATTGTTGCGGTGGGTAATCATGTAACAAAAGGTGAAATCTTAGCTGATGGACCATCGATGGAATTAGGCGAATTGGCACTTGGCCGTAACGTTCTTGTTGCCTTTATGACATGGGATGGATATAACTATGAAGATGCCATCATCATGAGTGAACGTCTTGTGAAAGATGATGTGTATACATCTATTCATATAGAAGAATATGAGTCAGAATCTCGTGATACAAAGCTTGGACCAGAGGAAATCACACGTGATATTCCAAACGTAGGTGAAGATGCTCTTCGTAATTTAGATGAGCGCGGAATCATACGTACGGGTGCAGAAGTAAAAGATGGGGACCTGCTTGTTGGTAAAGTAACGCCAAAAGGGGTAACTGAACTAACTGCAGAAGAACGCTTATTACATGCAATCTTCGGTGAAAAGGCACGTGAAGTTCGCGATACTTCACTACGCGTTCCACATGGCGGTGGTGGAATTGTTCATGATGTTAAGGTCTTTAATCGTGAAGATGGTGATGAATTACCTCCAGGCGTAAATCAGCTTGTACGTGTTTATATCGTTCAGAAACGTAAGATTTCTGAGGGAGATAAGATGGCTGGACGTCATGGTAACAAAGGGGTAATCTCGCGTATATTGCCAGAAGAAGATATGCCATATATGCCTGACGGTACTCCTGTAGATATTATGTTAAACCCGTTAGGTGTTCCTTCTCGTATGAACATCGGACAGGTGCTTGAACTTCATTTAGGGATGGCAGCAAGATCATTAGGCATTCACGTTGCATCTCCAGTATTTGATGGTGCAACTGAAGAAGATGTATGGGAAACCATTGAAGAAGCAGGTATGTCCAGAGATGCTAAAACCGTGCTATATGATGGCCGTTCAGGGGAACCATTTGATAACCGTGTCTCTGTAGGTGTCATGTATATGATTAAACTTGCGCACATGGTTGATGATAAACTTCATGCTCGTTCAACAGGACCATACTCCCTTGTTACGCAGCAGCCTCTTGGCGGAAAAGCGCAATTTGGCGGACAGCGTTTTGGTGAGATGGAAGTTTGGGCACTTGAAGCATACGGTGCAGCATACACACTTCAAGAAATTCTTACAGTTAAATCAGACGATGTTATTGGTCGTGTAAAAACGTATGAAGCAATCGTTAAGGGTGAAAACGTTCCAGAACCAGGGGTTCCTGAATCGTTTAAAGTATTAATTAAAGAACTTCAGAGTCTGGGCATGGATGTAAAAATGCTGTCCAGCGATGAAAAAGAAATAGAGTTACGTGATACGGAAGATGACGATGATCTGCAGCAGGTTGATACATTGAACGTCGTTCCAGAAACAAAGAACCTGGAATCTGAAAAGGTTGGTTCGAAAGAGTAG